A window of Desulfovibrionales bacterium contains these coding sequences:
- a CDS encoding response regulator — protein MAEKILIVDDEPDMLKLLEVIITDKTDYNVTTTSNPLEVPGLIAGGDFDLVITDLRMPEKDGMEIIEEAQKSGLEIPFVVITAYGTIESAVEAMKNGAFDYITKPFRKEHILLTIERVMRYRRLQKENIRLRKEANQPSGTPS, from the coding sequence ATGGCCGAGAAAATTCTGATTGTGGATGATGAACCTGATATGCTTAAACTGCTTGAGGTCATTATCACTGACAAAACCGATTATAACGTAACAACCACAAGTAATCCTCTGGAGGTTCCCGGATTAATTGCCGGGGGGGATTTCGACTTGGTAATCACAGACCTGCGCATGCCTGAAAAGGATGGGATGGAGATCATCGAAGAGGCTCAAAAGAGCGGGCTGGAGATACCGTTTGTCGTTATCACCGCTTATGGAACCATTGAATCGGCAGTTGAGGCGATGAAAAATGGCGCCTTTGACTATATAACCAAGCCCTTCCGCAAGGAGCATATCCTGCTCACAATAGAAAGGGTTATGAGGTATCGCCGGTTACAAAAAGAGAACATCAGATTAAGGAAAGAGGCAAATCAACCGTCCGGTACGCCTTCTTAA